In the genome of Oxalobacter aliiformigenes, one region contains:
- the ldcA gene encoding muramoyltetrapeptide carboxypeptidase: MMKKFVVSLFLGWISFYASSAFSTDSGKRAETTEISAACETGMSGSRDFYRLPEEQDVRRQSLPTKQNTMMDTKKIGIAIIAPGGYVPDSSLEKGIDSLKSRGYRVFNYYDPEKRYQRFSATDEERVQQIVQAVSNPRAQIVMALRGGYGTTRLLPYLDFDGLAKSGKLFVGHSDFTVFQMALLKKGGISFAGPMVNSDFAGKEPGGFTIDHFEACMTSPEVFLEWFSRNNPDVNVEGVLWGGNLTMLAHLAGTPWMPDISGGILFVEDVHEQPYRVERMLLQLDEAGILGKQKALVLGHFTEFKETDYDNGYDFEAMLVWLRSRLTIPVLTGLPFGHVRDKATLPVGGHARLVSREGKTQLYLSGYPTVW; encoded by the coding sequence ATGATGAAAAAGTTTGTTGTTTCACTGTTTTTGGGCTGGATCTCGTTTTATGCGTCGTCTGCTTTTTCGACAGATTCGGGAAAAAGGGCCGAGACAACGGAAATATCGGCCGCTTGCGAAACTGGAATGTCCGGTTCCCGTGATTTTTACCGTTTGCCGGAAGAACAGGACGTCCGGCGCCAATCGCTTCCCACAAAACAGAATACAATGATGGATACGAAAAAAATCGGTATCGCGATCATCGCACCCGGTGGCTATGTGCCGGATTCGAGCCTTGAAAAGGGGATAGATTCCCTGAAGTCGAGGGGATATCGGGTCTTCAATTATTATGATCCGGAAAAGCGCTATCAGCGTTTTTCGGCCACAGACGAAGAACGGGTACAGCAGATCGTTCAGGCGGTTTCCAATCCCCGGGCGCAAATCGTTATGGCATTGCGGGGAGGCTATGGCACGACACGGCTTTTGCCTTACCTTGATTTCGACGGACTGGCCAAAAGCGGCAAACTGTTTGTCGGACATAGCGATTTTACGGTTTTCCAGATGGCCTTGCTGAAAAAAGGAGGAATCAGTTTTGCCGGTCCCATGGTCAATAGTGATTTTGCGGGAAAGGAACCTGGCGGATTTACCATTGACCACTTCGAAGCATGTATGACCTCACCGGAAGTATTTCTTGAATGGTTTTCACGGAATAATCCCGATGTGAATGTGGAAGGTGTTTTGTGGGGCGGAAATCTGACCATGCTGGCCCATCTGGCAGGAACGCCCTGGATGCCTGACATTTCCGGTGGCATTCTGTTTGTCGAGGATGTCCATGAACAGCCATATCGGGTGGAGCGGATGCTGTTGCAGCTGGATGAAGCGGGTATTCTGGGGAAACAGAAGGCGCTGGTTTTGGGCCATTTCACGGAATTTAAGGAGACGGATTACGATAACGGGTACGATTTCGAGGCCATGCTGGTCTGGTTGCGGTCCCGCTTGACTATCCCCGTTTTGACCGGGTTGCCGTTCGGTCATGTCAGGGACAAGGCTACATTGCCTGTCGGAGGCCATGCACGTCTCGTTTCGCGGGAAGGTAAAACGCAACTGTATTTGAGCGGTTATCCCACGG
- the tadA gene encoding tRNA adenosine(34) deaminase TadA, whose protein sequence is MNDEIMMQEALEQARLAEKAGEVPVGAVVVQNGVIIARGFNRPISGHDPTAHAEIMALRDAAEVCKNYRLPECELYVTLEPCAMCVGAMIHARLKRVVFGAADPKTGACGSVVDLFARKELNHHTVVTGGVLQEECSTLLKTFFAGRRKKQKEMREKGD, encoded by the coding sequence ATGAATGACGAAATCATGATGCAAGAAGCTCTGGAGCAGGCACGGCTGGCGGAAAAAGCCGGTGAAGTGCCGGTCGGGGCAGTTGTCGTGCAAAACGGGGTCATTATAGCAAGGGGGTTCAACCGTCCGATCTCCGGCCACGATCCTACCGCGCATGCTGAAATCATGGCATTGCGGGATGCTGCCGAAGTCTGCAAAAACTATCGGTTACCGGAATGCGAACTGTACGTCACGCTTGAACCCTGTGCGATGTGTGTCGGTGCGATGATTCATGCACGGTTGAAAAGGGTTGTTTTCGGTGCCGCTGATCCGAAAACGGGAGCGTGCGGCAGTGTTGTCGATCTTTTTGCAAGAAAAGAACTGAATCACCATACGGTAGTGACAGGGGGGGTTTTGCAGGAAGAGTGTTCCACATTATTGAAAACGTTTTTTGCCGGACGAAGAAAAAAGCAGAAGGAAATGCGGGAAAAAGGGGATTGA
- the queD gene encoding 6-carboxytetrahydropterin synthase QueD, with product MLTITRKLEFDAGHRIPDHHSQCRNLHGHRYVLHITLEGDPLEKDGDSGNGMILDFSEVKKLAETHLVSHWDHAFLVYEKDTPVRQFLDSLPNHKTVVLDRVPTVENMAQVAFDTLKNVYDSFFGRSLVLKSVRIYETPNCWAEVSAPTGS from the coding sequence ATGTTGACGATTACCCGAAAACTTGAATTCGATGCCGGTCACCGTATCCCGGACCATCATAGCCAGTGCAGAAATCTGCACGGGCACCGTTATGTTCTGCATATTACTCTTGAAGGTGATCCGCTTGAAAAGGATGGCGATTCCGGCAATGGCATGATTCTCGATTTTTCCGAAGTCAAAAAACTGGCTGAAACGCATCTTGTTTCGCATTGGGATCACGCTTTTCTGGTTTATGAAAAAGATACGCCGGTCAGACAGTTTCTTGACAGCTTGCCGAACCACAAGACAGTTGTTCTTGATCGGGTGCCGACGGTGGAAAATATGGCACAGGTTGCTTTCGATACCCTGAAAAACGTCTATGACAGTTTTTTCGGCCGTTCGCTTGTTTTGAAGAGCGTGCGTATTTATGAGACGCCGAATTGCTGGGCCGAGGTGTCGGCGCCGACCGGTTCATGA
- the queE gene encoding 7-carboxy-7-deazaguanine synthase: MTYSVKEIFYTLQGEGARAGRPAVFCRFSGCNLWSGREQDRFRSICRFCDTDFVGTSGERGGRYATAEELSSVIVSLWPVGHEENRYVVFTGGEPLLQLDGPLIDAMHSAGFEVAIETNGTIAVPAGVDWICVSPKVGAQLVAKKGNELKVVVPQEGQNLTEYENLSFSHFYVQPMDGENREQNVKIAIETCLKNPKWKLGLQTHKYLQIP; encoded by the coding sequence TTGACATATAGCGTTAAGGAAATTTTCTATACATTGCAGGGAGAAGGGGCGCGTGCAGGGCGCCCTGCCGTTTTCTGCCGGTTTTCAGGCTGCAATTTGTGGTCCGGGCGTGAGCAGGACCGTTTTCGTTCCATTTGCCGTTTTTGCGACACCGATTTTGTCGGGACTTCAGGAGAACGGGGTGGCAGATATGCAACAGCGGAAGAACTGTCGTCAGTGATCGTCTCTCTTTGGCCTGTCGGTCATGAAGAGAACCGGTATGTGGTATTCACAGGAGGCGAGCCGCTTCTTCAGCTTGACGGGCCTTTAATCGACGCCATGCATTCCGCAGGGTTTGAAGTCGCTATCGAAACCAATGGAACCATTGCCGTACCGGCAGGAGTTGACTGGATCTGTGTCAGTCCCAAGGTGGGAGCGCAGTTGGTAGCGAAAAAGGGAAACGAACTGAAAGTTGTCGTTCCGCAGGAAGGCCAGAATCTGACCGAGTATGAAAACCTGTCCTTTTCCCACTTCTACGTTCAACCGATGGATGGTGAAAATCGGGAACAAAACGTTAAAATAGCGATTGAAACCTGTTTGAAGAATCCGAAATGGAAACTTGGTTTGCAAACCCACAAATATTTACAGATTCCCTAG
- a CDS encoding EAL domain-containing protein, translating to MASLSVLVIALVFDSVDGIVDLEIYIQYVFASAFVLLFSFVILYLFRFFPLARSGLNWNNRSSIIIIKKHFMAFFAVSLIVSIIAYLVFLYLARNQSEKVDLNLARIAKMQVKQVNDWRNRQAYLSERYAGDVRIIHEARGFEEKMNRLGNRMKKGIAGEIGGDPEVQSIHKLFSLTGRYDLVNVLKYRRVWMGPPKKIKDINGKWLNVLTMYVPFLKMKPEGKEAGIKTHYVDPSDSLIPRLSVLPAIGMSSRVFLFSRYGEEIVVLRNSSNDHVVYPLKLSESSREQWLKKMSDGVQGIFHELDYRGKRVIGYVEKIPDSDWSLMIKMDEREAYSQIRQMAWYILSIAFLLTAMAGLALFFVLRHRHMQHQTERLKMGLKQKAIRQHYDYLSKFANDVIILMDGDGTVIEANDRSERMFGKVRSEMIGENIRTVFDLKDDFAFEEKWNDLEEEKSLIFEAYGQHTNGSIFPVEISSRVIEADGRLFIQFIIRDISEKKKAEEMVWRHANFDQITGLPNRRMFSERLFFETRKAQRAGSSVALMFLDLDHFKDVNDTMGHGVGDLLLKEASDRLRLCVRETDTVSRLGGDEFTVILADLGDFKDVERVAQNILDELAEPFALEGQTVHISASIGITFFPEDATDTHDLMKNADQAMYAAKSLGGNQYHYFTQSMQEAVIQRMHMINDLHVALENNQFETVFQPIVDLKTGGICRAEALIRWHHPVRGVINPAAFVPLAEDTGLIQAFGDWVFLEAARQAAKCRRYIPDFQVSVNISPVQFRKGGIDTDVWFAHLKSLDLPPEAIVIEITEGLLLEIDESITDQLLALRDAGVEVALDDFGTGYSSLAYLKKLDIDYVKIDQMFVKNLSVSEEDRVLCEAMTLMAHKLDIAVIAEGVETQAQLKMIASFDCDYAQGYYISGPVGGAEFEELLGEKYKIGLS from the coding sequence ATGGCTTCATTGTCCGTATTGGTGATTGCGCTGGTTTTTGATTCGGTCGATGGTATTGTCGATCTGGAAATTTATATTCAATATGTTTTTGCATCGGCATTCGTGTTGTTGTTTTCTTTTGTCATTCTTTACCTGTTTCGATTTTTCCCGCTGGCAAGATCCGGACTGAACTGGAATAATCGTTCCTCGATCATCATTATTAAAAAGCACTTCATGGCTTTTTTTGCCGTTTCCCTGATTGTTTCGATAATCGCTTATCTGGTTTTTTTATATCTTGCCAGAAACCAGAGTGAAAAGGTTGATCTGAATCTGGCGCGGATTGCCAAAATGCAAGTAAAACAGGTGAACGACTGGCGGAACAGGCAGGCTTACCTGTCGGAAAGATATGCAGGTGATGTCAGGATTATTCATGAGGCGAGAGGTTTCGAAGAAAAAATGAACCGGCTTGGGAACCGAATGAAAAAGGGTATCGCTGGCGAGATCGGGGGAGATCCTGAGGTTCAGAGTATTCACAAGCTTTTTTCGTTGACAGGACGTTATGATCTTGTCAATGTGCTCAAATACAGGCGGGTCTGGATGGGACCACCCAAAAAGATAAAAGACATAAACGGAAAATGGCTCAATGTGCTGACGATGTATGTCCCTTTTCTGAAAATGAAACCTGAAGGCAAGGAAGCGGGAATCAAAACGCATTATGTCGATCCTTCCGATTCGCTGATTCCCAGGCTTTCAGTTTTGCCGGCGATCGGTATGTCATCCAGAGTTTTTCTTTTCAGCCGTTATGGTGAAGAGATTGTTGTTTTGCGCAATTCATCGAATGACCATGTTGTTTATCCATTGAAACTGAGTGAGTCGAGTCGGGAACAATGGTTAAAGAAAATGAGTGATGGTGTACAGGGTATTTTCCATGAACTGGATTATCGTGGAAAACGTGTCATCGGTTATGTAGAGAAAATTCCCGATTCAGACTGGTCGTTGATGATCAAGATGGATGAACGGGAAGCGTACAGTCAGATCCGGCAGATGGCGTGGTACATTCTTTCGATCGCTTTTTTGCTGACGGCTATGGCCGGGCTGGCACTTTTTTTCGTATTGCGTCATCGGCATATGCAACATCAAACGGAGCGATTGAAAATGGGATTGAAACAGAAAGCGATACGTCAGCACTATGATTATCTGAGCAAGTTTGCCAATGATGTCATTATTCTGATGGATGGAGACGGAACAGTTATCGAGGCAAACGACCGTTCGGAAAGAATGTTCGGCAAGGTCCGTTCCGAGATGATAGGTGAAAATATCAGAACGGTGTTCGATCTGAAAGATGATTTCGCTTTCGAGGAAAAATGGAATGATCTGGAGGAAGAAAAAAGCCTGATTTTCGAAGCGTATGGACAGCATACGAATGGCAGTATTTTTCCCGTCGAAATCAGTTCGAGGGTTATCGAAGCTGACGGCCGTCTGTTTATCCAGTTCATTATACGTGACATATCCGAAAAGAAAAAAGCGGAAGAAATGGTCTGGAGACATGCGAATTTTGATCAGATTACCGGTTTGCCCAACAGGCGGATGTTTTCGGAAAGGCTGTTTTTTGAAACACGCAAGGCGCAGAGAGCGGGGTCTTCTGTCGCTCTCATGTTTCTTGATCTCGACCATTTCAAAGACGTCAATGATACGATGGGACATGGTGTCGGCGATCTTTTGCTGAAAGAGGCAAGTGACCGGCTGAGATTGTGTGTCCGCGAGACCGATACCGTGTCCCGGTTGGGTGGAGATGAATTCACTGTAATCTTGGCCGATCTGGGAGATTTCAAGGATGTGGAGAGAGTGGCACAGAATATTCTTGATGAACTGGCGGAACCCTTTGCTCTGGAAGGACAAACGGTTCATATTTCTGCCAGTATCGGTATTACGTTTTTTCCGGAAGATGCCACCGATACCCATGATCTGATGAAAAACGCCGATCAGGCGATGTATGCCGCAAAAAGTCTGGGAGGAAACCAGTATCATTATTTCACACAGTCCATGCAGGAAGCGGTGATACAGAGAATGCACATGATCAATGACTTGCATGTCGCTCTGGAAAACAATCAGTTCGAGACAGTGTTCCAGCCGATTGTCGATCTGAAAACAGGCGGGATCTGCCGTGCCGAAGCATTGATCCGCTGGCATCATCCTGTTCGCGGTGTTATCAATCCGGCCGCATTTGTACCACTGGCGGAAGATACAGGTCTGATTCAGGCTTTTGGCGACTGGGTTTTTCTTGAGGCGGCCAGACAGGCTGCAAAGTGCAGACGATATATCCCCGATTTTCAAGTAAGTGTCAATATTTCTCCGGTCCAGTTCAGGAAGGGCGGTATTGATACCGATGTGTGGTTTGCCCATCTGAAGAGTCTGGATCTTCCGCCTGAAGCGATCGTGATCGAGATTACCGAGGGATTGTTGCTTGAGATTGACGAAAGTATTACCGATCAGCTTCTGGCTTTACGTGATGCCGGTGTTGAAGTCGCACTGGATGATTTCGGGACGGGGTATTCTTCACTGGCCTATCTGAAAAAGCTCGATATCGATTATGTGAAAATCGACCAGATGTTTGTCAAGAATCTGTCTGTCAGCGAAGAGGACAGGGTATTGTGTGAAGCGATGACACTGATGGCGCATAAACTGGATATCGCCGTGATTGCTGAAGGTGTCGAGACACAGGCGCAGTTGAAGATGATTGCTTCTTTCGATTGCGATTATGCTCAAGGTTATTATATATCCGGTCCGGTAGGCGGTGCGGAATTTGAGGAATTGCTTGGTGAGAAGTACAAAATCGGGCTGTCGTGA
- the guaA gene encoding glutamine-hydrolyzing GMP synthase, whose protein sequence is MHSRILILDFGSQVTQLIARRVREAGVFSEVVPYDVGTGFIRDYARDGSLRGIVLSGGPNSVTEGDTPRVPQIVFELGVPVLGICYGMQAMAEQLGGKVENGKVREFGYAEVRTSNHTRLLEGIADSVLADGSSLLKVWMSHGDKVTGMPPGFKVMLSNVACPIAGMADETRKFYAVQFHPEVTHTLQGRAIINRFVHEICGCQSDWNMPDYVSEAVEAIRRKVGKDDVILGLSGGVDSSVAAALIHRAIGDQLTCVFVDHGLLRLNEGKMVMDMFARNLGVKVIHVDATEQFMGKLAGVTDPEEKRKIIGREFVEVFQTEAAKVSNAKWLAQGTIYPDVIESAGKGKKGQTIKSHHNVGGLPDTLNLQLLEPLRELFKDEVRELGLALGLPREMVYRHPFPGPGLGVRILGEVKKEYADLLRKADAIFIEELWNTPSGLLSEKGEPLSWYDATSQAFAVFLPVRSVGVMGDGRTYEYVVALRAVQTQDFMTAQWAHLPHELLGKVSNRIINEVRGINRVVYDISGKPPATIEWE, encoded by the coding sequence ATGCATTCCAGAATACTCATTCTCGATTTCGGTTCACAGGTTACCCAGCTGATTGCGCGTCGTGTGCGTGAAGCCGGTGTTTTTTCGGAAGTGGTTCCTTATGATGTGGGGACCGGTTTTATTCGTGATTATGCCAGGGACGGTTCTCTCAGAGGGATTGTTCTGTCAGGTGGTCCCAACAGCGTAACGGAGGGAGATACGCCGCGCGTTCCACAGATCGTGTTCGAGCTCGGCGTTCCGGTACTGGGTATTTGTTATGGCATGCAGGCTATGGCTGAACAGCTGGGCGGAAAGGTTGAAAATGGCAAGGTCCGGGAATTCGGTTATGCGGAAGTGCGTACAAGCAATCATACCCGTCTGCTGGAGGGAATTGCCGATTCCGTTCTGGCAGATGGTTCATCGCTTCTCAAGGTCTGGATGAGTCATGGTGACAAGGTGACCGGGATGCCGCCGGGATTCAAGGTCATGTTGTCCAATGTAGCCTGTCCGATTGCCGGCATGGCGGACGAAACGCGGAAATTCTATGCCGTGCAGTTCCATCCGGAAGTCACTCATACTTTGCAGGGGCGGGCGATTATCAACCGGTTCGTGCATGAAATCTGCGGTTGCCAGTCTGACTGGAATATGCCGGATTACGTTTCCGAAGCCGTTGAAGCCATACGGCGGAAGGTCGGAAAAGACGATGTCATTCTGGGATTGTCCGGGGGAGTCGATTCCAGTGTCGCCGCTGCATTGATTCATCGTGCGATCGGCGACCAGCTGACCTGTGTGTTCGTCGATCATGGCCTCTTGCGATTAAATGAAGGCAAGATGGTTATGGATATGTTTGCGCGCAATCTTGGGGTGAAAGTCATTCATGTGGATGCTACGGAACAGTTTATGGGAAAACTGGCCGGGGTAACCGATCCGGAGGAAAAACGGAAAATCATCGGTCGCGAATTTGTTGAAGTATTCCAGACCGAGGCAGCGAAAGTCAGCAATGCCAAATGGCTGGCGCAGGGAACGATTTATCCTGATGTCATCGAAAGTGCCGGCAAGGGGAAAAAGGGACAGACCATCAAGAGCCACCATAATGTCGGTGGTTTGCCGGATACCCTGAATCTGCAACTGCTGGAACCGCTAAGGGAATTGTTCAAGGACGAAGTGCGCGAGTTGGGACTGGCTCTCGGATTACCGCGCGAGATGGTGTATCGTCATCCTTTCCCCGGACCCGGTTTGGGTGTCCGTATTCTGGGAGAAGTGAAGAAGGAATATGCCGATCTGTTGCGGAAAGCGGATGCCATTTTCATCGAGGAACTGTGGAATACACCTTCCGGGCTGTTGTCGGAAAAAGGGGAACCGTTGAGCTGGTACGATGCCACCAGTCAGGCGTTTGCCGTTTTCCTGCCGGTCAGGTCGGTCGGAGTGATGGGGGATGGCAGGACTTATGAGTATGTCGTTGCCCTGCGTGCGGTACAGACGCAGGATTTCATGACAGCCCAGTGGGCGCATCTGCCTCATGAATTGCTCGGGAAGGTTTCCAACCGGATCATTAACGAGGTCAGAGGCATCAATCGGGTCGTTTACGATATATCAGGAAAACCGCCTGCCACGATTGAATGGGAATAA
- the guaB gene encoding IMP dehydrogenase, producing the protein MRLLKKALTFDDVLLVPAYSAVLPKDTVLKTRLTRKISLNIPLLSAAMDTVTESSLAIAMARQGGIGIIHKNMTALEQAREVARVKRFEAGVVTDPITIPPAMKIRDVIALSRQHGISGFPVVEGRTVVGIITNRDLRFEEELDAPVRDKMTPREKLVYVKEGASLDEAKRLMNRSRLERVLVVNDAFELRGLITVKDIQKTNDYPLASKDGYGKLLAGAAVGVGPDNDERIELLAKAGVDVLVVDTAHGHSQGVLDRVKWVKTHYPSIEVIGGNIATADAARALLDHGADAVKVGIGPGSICTTRIVAGVGVPQITAISDVADALQGTGVPCIADGGIRFSGDIAKALAAGASTVMMGSMFAGTDEAPGEVILYQGRSYKAYRGMGSVGAMQRGSADRYFQDEAEHQPDKLVPEGIEARVPYKGSVNAIIFQLIGGVRSSMGYCGCRTIDEMREKAAFVEISSAGMRESHVHDVQITKEAPNYRLE; encoded by the coding sequence ATGCGACTACTCAAAAAGGCACTCACATTCGATGATGTGCTTCTCGTTCCGGCGTATTCCGCCGTTCTTCCCAAAGATACCGTTTTGAAAACCCGTTTGACGAGAAAGATCTCGTTGAATATTCCCTTGCTTTCTGCCGCGATGGATACCGTGACGGAATCGTCTCTGGCCATTGCCATGGCAAGACAGGGAGGAATCGGTATCATTCACAAAAACATGACCGCTCTTGAGCAGGCAAGGGAAGTAGCCAGGGTCAAACGGTTTGAAGCAGGGGTCGTGACCGACCCGATCACCATTCCGCCGGCTATGAAAATCCGTGATGTTATCGCCCTGTCCAGGCAACATGGCATCAGCGGCTTTCCGGTTGTCGAAGGGCGAACGGTTGTCGGCATTATCACCAATCGCGACTTGCGTTTTGAGGAAGAACTGGATGCACCGGTTCGCGACAAGATGACACCTCGTGAAAAACTGGTATATGTCAAGGAAGGTGCTTCTCTTGATGAAGCCAAACGTCTGATGAACCGCAGTCGTCTGGAACGTGTACTGGTCGTCAACGATGCATTTGAATTGCGTGGCCTGATTACCGTGAAGGATATCCAGAAAACGAACGATTATCCGCTGGCTTCCAAGGATGGATATGGCAAACTGCTCGCAGGTGCCGCTGTCGGTGTCGGGCCGGATAATGACGAACGTATCGAATTGCTGGCCAAGGCCGGTGTCGACGTTCTTGTCGTCGATACAGCGCATGGTCATTCCCAGGGCGTTCTCGATCGTGTCAAATGGGTCAAGACGCATTATCCGAGTATTGAAGTGATCGGCGGCAATATCGCGACGGCCGACGCTGCCAGGGCCCTGCTGGATCATGGAGCGGATGCGGTCAAGGTCGGTATCGGTCCGGGGTCGATCTGCACTACCCGTATTGTTGCCGGTGTCGGTGTTCCCCAGATTACGGCGATTTCCGATGTCGCCGATGCGTTGCAGGGTACGGGTGTTCCCTGTATTGCGGATGGCGGTATCCGTTTTTCCGGAGATATTGCCAAGGCGCTGGCAGCCGGTGCGTCGACCGTGATGATGGGCAGTATGTTCGCCGGTACGGACGAGGCTCCGGGCGAGGTCATTCTCTATCAAGGCCGCAGTTACAAGGCCTATCGCGGTATGGGCAGTGTCGGTGCCATGCAGCGTGGTTCCGCTGACCGTTATTTCCAGGATGAAGCGGAACACCAGCCGGACAAACTGGTTCCGGAAGGGATTGAGGCCCGTGTTCCATACAAGGGCAGTGTCAATGCCATTATCTTCCAGCTGATCGGCGGCGTCCGTTCCTCAATGGGATATTGCGGTTGCAGGACGATTGACGAGATGCGTGAAAAGGCTGCTTTTGTTGAAATCAGTTCCGCGGGTATGCGTGAGTCTCACGTTCATGACGTTCAGATCACCAAAGAGGCGCCGAACTACCGTCTTGAATAA